The segment TGATGGATATCAAGATGCCCGGGATGAACGGATTAGAAGCAGTGGAACAAATCAGTGCCAAACACCCAAAGACAAAATTCATCATGGTCACCGCATACGATACATTCGGCTATGTCAAGGCGGCTATCAAGCTTGGTGTCAAAGATTATATTCTAAAGCCTAGTAAAATTAGCGAAATTAAAACGACAGTCGGGAAAGTACTGGAGCAGATCGAGCAGGAGAAGGCCCAGCAAACCAAGAACCAGCTCCAGGAAGCGGCATTAGAAAAAACGCTGACCCTCGTTGAGACTGATGTCGTAACACAGCTGCTGTTCGACCACGTGCATGAAGTGCATGTGGACATGCTAGTGGAGATGCTTGATATCCCTTCGACCAATGAGATGTTCGCCATGATAGTCCTATTGCCATCAGGATTTGAATCGAATTATTCCATGATCAAGAAAAAGGTAAGGCAGTCAAAAAGCGGGTGGGTAGGAGCGCTATATGGAAATCAACTACCAATCATTGTGTTTCGGCAGCCAGATAAGACCTATCGATCCCAGGCTAGTACACTTGCGCGAGATATTCTATCTATTGCCAAAAAAGGATATAGTACCGATTGGTTCATCGGAATAGGGGAGGTTTGCAGCTCTCTGGACCAGGTTCGCCAATCCTATCAGGACGCGCTCATGGCTACAATGGATTCAAAAGCTATGTCCAACTATCGTTTCTATACAGATATCCATAGTAGTCCGGATGTACGAAATAGCCACTTGGACAAAAATCATCAAAAAGAATATGCCGACCTAATCCGACTTGGCCAATGGGATGATGTGTATAAGAATGTCATGAACACTTTTCAATGCTATGAAAATGAAGGAGCCAACTTACTGCACAGCCAGCAACGGATACTTGAGGTCCTCTGGATTATTTCGCGTGTGATGAACGAAATGGGAGTGGAGACCGCAACGCCACTCTATTCCGTACAAACAACAAATTATCGCCAGCTTCGCTCGGAGACAAGGCAACTCCTTGAGGTGATGAAACAATCTTTTGACGACCACTACAACCACTTGGAGGCAGATACCATTCAGCAAATAAAACAGTATATCATGGACCACTCACATCAGGATATATCGCTCGATACATTGGCCCGGAAAGTTGGCTTAAGCCCTATTTATATCAGTAAGATGTTCAAGGAAAAGCAGGGCATCAACTATATCGACTTCCTGACGGAATGCAGGATGGAAAAAGCGAAGCGGCTCATGTACGATTTGGAAAAGAGCATCAAGGAAATTACGTTTGAAGTCGGCTACCATGATCCAAATTATTTCAGCAAGGTATTTAAAAAAATGACCAGCGTTTCACCAAAAGAGTATCGTAAAACACTGCTCCGAAATAAAGTTTAATAGGCAGAGAGGGTGGAGGGAATGGAGCTAAGAATAGGTAGAATTCTAATGCTGTTTGTCATACTTGCTCTGTTTTTTGTAGCCTTGGGCTGTGAAAAGGTAGATACGTCCCTGCAACCGGAAAAGAAATCTGTCCAGAACATTGACGTACTGCCGGAAAAAGAGGCAGTTCCTAATGAGGATAGAATAAAAATTGGTTTTTCCATGGATACCTTGGAAGAGGAAAGATGGCTCAGAGACCGCGACCTATTCAAGACAGCAGTAGAAAATTTCGGCGCAGAAGTAGAAATACTCGCAGCAAACGGAGATGACGCCCTGCAGGTCCTCCAGGCGGAAACTTTAATCAGTCAAGGTGTCGACCTCCTTGTAGTGGTCCCGCACAACGCCGAAGCTGCAGCGACAATCGTCAAGAAGGCACACCTTGCAGGAATAAAAGTGCTCTCCTATGACAGACTTATCAAAAATGCAGATATCGACCTCTATGTTTCTTTTGACAATGAACGTGTAGGGGAACTGCAGGCAGAGTCCATTACAAAACTTGTCCCCAAAGGCAAATATGTCTACATTGGCGGTGCGGATACCGATAACAATGCCCACCTGTTAAAAAAGGGGGTATTCAACGTTCTGCAGCCTTTGATTGATAATGGTGATATTACGGTTGTATATGATCAGTGGACTAAAAATTGGTTGCCAAGTAATGCTTATGCCAACATGCAGGAAGCCTTGAATGCCAATGGTGGAAAGATAGATGCAGTCATTGCGGCAAATGATGCAACGGCAGGTATGGCCATTCAAGTCTTAATGGAGGCGGGAATTGCAGGAGATATTCCCGTTGCAGGGCAGGATGCAGAGCTTGCTGCCACCCAAAGGATTGTCGAAGGCACCCAGACGATGACTGTTTATAAACCTATTCCCACTCTTGCGGAGGAAGCGGCAAGACTTGCTGTGGCAATGGCAAGGGGAGAATATATCGACATCGATCGTAAAGTTAACAATGGAAAAGTGGAAGTGTCATCCGTGTTACTTTCGCCGATAGCAGTGAATAGGGAAAATATCGATGAAACAGTGATTGCGGATGGATTTCATTTGGAAGAAGATGTGTATGAAGGGAATAAAAGATAAAACTCTTTGAAGAAATCTCAGAGGCACTCTGTTAAGAGAAGCCCTGAGATTTTTTGCTATTCTGCATAATACACTCTCTTTTGCGCAGCCTCAAAGCAATACAGCCTCCCACCATACGCACAACCACCATCAATCCCGATGATATTGTTTTCACCAAAGAATACCTCTGGCTTTTTATGTAGATACTTCGTTGGTGTATGGCCGAAGATAACGGTCTTCTCACCAGTGTACCCATTATGGAATTCTTCCCTTATCCACACTAAGGTATGGGAATCTGTAAGTTCTAATGTTGTGTGAGGATGTACACCAGCATGAACGAAGATATGTGTATCGGTTTCGTAATAGAAAGGAAGTGTTTTGAGAAAGTCTAAATGCGGGCGAATTTGTTCGTTTATCTCTAGAGGCTTAG is part of the Sutcliffiella sp. FSL R7-0096 genome and harbors:
- a CDS encoding response regulator, yielding MIKLLIVDDEQIEREGMQTILKRNFPDLQIKQAKNGKMAVEMAADFTPDLILMDIKMPGMNGLEAVEQISAKHPKTKFIMVTAYDTFGYVKAAIKLGVKDYILKPSKISEIKTTVGKVLEQIEQEKAQQTKNQLQEAALEKTLTLVETDVVTQLLFDHVHEVHVDMLVEMLDIPSTNEMFAMIVLLPSGFESNYSMIKKKVRQSKSGWVGALYGNQLPIIVFRQPDKTYRSQASTLARDILSIAKKGYSTDWFIGIGEVCSSLDQVRQSYQDALMATMDSKAMSNYRFYTDIHSSPDVRNSHLDKNHQKEYADLIRLGQWDDVYKNVMNTFQCYENEGANLLHSQQRILEVLWIISRVMNEMGVETATPLYSVQTTNYRQLRSETRQLLEVMKQSFDDHYNHLEADTIQQIKQYIMDHSHQDISLDTLARKVGLSPIYISKMFKEKQGINYIDFLTECRMEKAKRLMYDLEKSIKEITFEVGYHDPNYFSKVFKKMTSVSPKEYRKTLLRNKV
- a CDS encoding substrate-binding domain-containing protein, which translates into the protein MELRIGRILMLFVILALFFVALGCEKVDTSLQPEKKSVQNIDVLPEKEAVPNEDRIKIGFSMDTLEEERWLRDRDLFKTAVENFGAEVEILAANGDDALQVLQAETLISQGVDLLVVVPHNAEAAATIVKKAHLAGIKVLSYDRLIKNADIDLYVSFDNERVGELQAESITKLVPKGKYVYIGGADTDNNAHLLKKGVFNVLQPLIDNGDITVVYDQWTKNWLPSNAYANMQEALNANGGKIDAVIAANDATAGMAIQVLMEAGIAGDIPVAGQDAELAATQRIVEGTQTMTVYKPIPTLAEEAARLAVAMARGEYIDIDRKVNNGKVEVSSVLLSPIAVNRENIDETVIADGFHLEEDVYEGNKR
- a CDS encoding metallophosphoesterase family protein, whose protein sequence is MTRMLAISDIHGDLDKFERLLEIVQYDNQQDQLLLLGDYVDRGPNSRAVLDKVIQLTSEGAITLMGNHDKMMIDAFENPEDPLHIKRWYYNGGIKTLQNYGYEIEKDDAKYWYTTEENPKPLEINEQIRPHLDFLKTLPFYYETDTHIFVHAGVHPHTTLELTDSHTLVWIREEFHNGYTGEKTVIFGHTPTKYLHKKPEVFFGENNIIGIDGGCAYGGRLYCFEAAQKRVYYAE